The genomic window tattacttttagtaatattgtttagaAACGATGTAGAGCAatcaattataacttttaataaaacaatagataagattgaaaatttgattattaaattcaataaatatttgctgtatatttatattttttttcttaagctCAGCAgtgttattaaacaatatttattacgaatatcaagtattgaaatttacaattaaaaaatctttctaatatttaacacaacaacaaacttgtattttaataaccaatgattacaaaataaatcatcttaaagaataataggctttgaaataataaataaaatatgttttaattaagttcAAGAATATATAACTGAAATTAAATCAAACCATTAAACTAAtcgaaataattacataatggttattattatattaggtatgagacttatattaagtgtatcgttactaatataatactactatagTCAAATACGTAATTCCATTACGTTGTATATACGTTCAATGTTGTTAAATCAATTGTtaactgaatttaataaatcaactgCATATTTCACTGTTCCGGGCGCTAATGTTATTCCATATCCTCCGTGACCGTAATTGTGtacaatctaaataaatagatataagttattcgttattattatatataaatatattacataataactcAACTCTATTATGGTAcatatcaagaaaaaaattatcaatatttataagaaaatatatcgggtattttaaatttaagaacttACCACAGTATCATTTATATGTTCAGTTTCTACTCGTATTTTGTTCCTATAAGGTCTAAGACCAACCCAAACCTTGTAGTCCGTTTTTAATGCTTCTTTCAATGATGGTAATAATgttgtacatttttctattatttcttcTGTGTTGCGTTCATTCACCTGCTCGTTATGACTGCCAAAATGTCTACATCCACCTAGTACAACAGTCCCATCGCTTATAGATggaattatataggtatcggAATCCCAATAGTAAAATTTGTCAACCCAAGGAGCTTTAACCTACaacataatagtaaaattatgaaataccatttatttaattttatgactaagtattatatcacatttaaagctaaatactttattgtatCTCGTTTaagaatgtattgaaaattaaataggttattacacaaaatattattattataactactatcgataaaataataattatcaatctgctatttcataaatatattaatatattatttgagaaatatataataagattttatttatgtaaacttAACATGTCgtgaaattgtaataaaaatattttacccgAATTACTTGCCCACGAATAGGTAAAACATTCACATCATTACACAATTTTCCGGCTCTAAGCCCAGtgcagttaaaaataatatcatattcacCACACAATTCTTCGAGTGATTCGATTTTCCGTTTAATAATGGTTACACCACTATTACTTAttctataagaaaataaatagcaattaaatataataaaaaaataaaaaataaataataattgtaacttttgaaattaaactataaaaattaaattttattgtaatttttataaatataataattatatatactttttcaaaGCCCATGGTAAGAACAGTTTACATTCAATGACTATCGACGTAAAGAAACTACCATAGTTGATTTTAAGTTGATTTTCAACAGACGAATGCGCTTTTAATTCCTCATCGGTAGCTTCTCTGAAGTCTGGTGAACAATTTTTCATGTAATGGTTCTAacacattaatacatatacatacattatacgtagatataatatgtacattgtacaatttgtatatattaaatatatatatatatataggtacatgaattttcaaacattgtctttatgttttaaagacaaataaatgtatcataaattattattattgaagtacaataatgcaatattacctattacttacttttataatatctggATTCTTAGTCGAAAACATGTAACCAGAAACTTCATTTATGCCGCATAAttcatacctattttttaatagatttttataaaaactataagagTCGTCAACCCAttgcctataaaaaaaaaaaaacgatttttacaATGTCAAATCAcaagaaattttcaatttcatttataaaatattaaataattaaaaacaatttaaactttaaaaaatattatcacaaaaGAAACATAGTTGTGCCTAACTTGAATAGCTAACACTAACTtattaaacacttataaaagGACTTCAGAGcactatttgttttctcttTCTGACGCATGCATGACATAGCAAATTTGTGCAGCATTAACTTtgtgttattagttttaacatttaagaGAATTGACCTATTAACCAAACCTAAACATGATATTCTACTACTACGTTAGTAATCCTacgatatttcaatatatacattattaaaatttaaaaatgattaaatactacagtaaaatatagataatgtatGAATTGTATCAAATTTATCTGGGAGTGtttcatactatattatatttaatcatacatgtttaaaattttaatacgttacatattttgtaatacgcacaattaataataataggtaataataatattgcatataaatgcaAAAGAATCAATATTCCAAACCTGTGTggtaaacaatgttttttaacttattttaagtagaatatacataggtgaaaatatttagacaaTCCTGCCCAAGAAAAATGACATATAATTTACGATgagaaaaatgaaatttttccaaataaatcCTTACCCCCATTAGAAATTTCCAAGGGATTTATTAATTGCCATTACGAatgctaattatttttctgttttt from Aphis gossypii isolate Hap1 chromosome 1, ASM2018417v2, whole genome shotgun sequence includes these protein-coding regions:
- the LOC114124299 gene encoding D-aspartate oxidase-like isoform X2; translated protein: MTSQHKKVAIVGAGIIGVNSVLEVQRRYPNYDLTLIADKFNEETLSDGAAGLLRPDTYVFGPSLEISQQWVDDSYSFYKNLLKNRYELCGINEVSGYMFSTKNPDIIKNHYMKNCSPDFREATDEELKAHSSVENQLKINYGSFFTSIVIECKLFLPWALKKISNSGVTIIKRKIESLEELCGEYDIIFNCTGLRAGKLCNDVNVLPIRGQVIRVKAPWVDKFYYWDSDTYIIPSISDGTVVLGGCRHFGSHNEQVNERNTEEIIEKCTTLLPSLKEALKTDYKVWVGLRPYRNKIRVETEHINDTVIVHNYGHGGYGITLAPGTVKYAVDLLNSVNN
- the LOC114124299 gene encoding D-aspartate oxidase-like isoform X1; translated protein: MFANQMSERYEIMTSQHKKVAIVGAGIIGVNSVLEVQRRYPNYDLTLIADKFNEETLSDGAAGLLRPDTYVFGPSLEISQQWVDDSYSFYKNLLKNRYELCGINEVSGYMFSTKNPDIIKNHYMKNCSPDFREATDEELKAHSSVENQLKINYGSFFTSIVIECKLFLPWALKKISNSGVTIIKRKIESLEELCGEYDIIFNCTGLRAGKLCNDVNVLPIRGQVIRVKAPWVDKFYYWDSDTYIIPSISDGTVVLGGCRHFGSHNEQVNERNTEEIIEKCTTLLPSLKEALKTDYKVWVGLRPYRNKIRVETEHINDTVIVHNYGHGGYGITLAPGTVKYAVDLLNSVNN